The following proteins are co-located in the Paenibacillus sp. FSL H8-0079 genome:
- the serA gene encoding phosphoglycerate dehydrogenase — MYKVLVSDPISDLGIQQLVDANDVVVEKKTGLSEDELVAIIGDYDALLVRSQTRVTDRIMTAGTNLKVIGRAGVGVDNIDLEAATQRGIIVINAPDGNTITTCEHTFAMMMALARHIPQAYAKTIQGTWDRKTFLGVELRNKTLGVLGMGRIGSEVAKRAKAFGMDILAYDPFLTEERAEKLQVKLASVDDIIRNADFMTVHTPLTPETRHMISRPQFEVMKKGMRIINCARGGVVDEMALVEAIDEGIVAGAAFDVFESEPPAQDHPFLNHPSIIVTPHLGASTVEAQENVAIDVSEQVLHILRNEPFKNAVNMPAVAPTVMNKLQPYFKLGETLGSFAAQITQNAVQEIRIDYAGDLSEVDTSPLTRYIVKGILARHLGGEANIVNSMHLAKIRDLNVVVSQTSATKGFTNLITVTLVTTQDAEERRVAGTLLAGYGERIVRLDKFPVDIAPESHQILISHNDKPGIIGRVGTLLGQNEVNIASMQVGRKIIGGAAIMILTVDKAVPKDVLVQLAALPEINTAVEIVLE; from the coding sequence ATGTACAAAGTGTTAGTGTCGGACCCAATCAGTGATCTGGGGATCCAGCAACTGGTGGATGCAAATGATGTTGTTGTTGAAAAGAAAACCGGTCTTAGTGAAGATGAACTTGTTGCCATTATTGGTGACTATGATGCCCTCTTGGTTCGCAGCCAGACTCGTGTTACAGATCGTATTATGACGGCTGGTACCAACCTTAAGGTGATCGGACGTGCAGGCGTTGGTGTAGATAATATTGATCTGGAAGCCGCTACACAACGTGGTATCATCGTTATTAACGCACCTGACGGCAATACCATCACAACCTGTGAGCACACGTTTGCCATGATGATGGCACTGGCACGACACATTCCTCAGGCATACGCCAAAACCATTCAAGGTACGTGGGATCGTAAAACCTTCCTGGGTGTGGAATTAAGAAATAAAACGCTGGGTGTACTGGGCATGGGACGGATCGGTAGTGAGGTTGCCAAGCGCGCCAAAGCATTCGGAATGGACATTCTTGCTTACGACCCGTTCCTCACGGAAGAGCGTGCCGAGAAGCTGCAAGTGAAGCTGGCTAGTGTAGATGATATCATTCGCAATGCGGACTTCATGACCGTTCACACTCCATTAACACCGGAAACACGGCACATGATTTCACGTCCACAATTCGAAGTTATGAAAAAAGGAATGCGTATCATCAACTGTGCCCGTGGTGGTGTAGTTGACGAGATGGCACTTGTGGAAGCTATTGACGAAGGAATTGTTGCCGGAGCAGCATTTGACGTATTTGAAAGTGAACCACCTGCTCAGGACCACCCATTCCTGAATCATCCTAGCATTATTGTCACACCTCACCTTGGTGCATCCACTGTTGAGGCACAAGAAAACGTAGCGATTGACGTATCCGAACAAGTTCTTCACATTCTGCGCAATGAACCGTTCAAGAACGCAGTTAACATGCCGGCTGTTGCACCAACGGTTATGAACAAATTGCAGCCTTATTTCAAACTGGGTGAAACATTGGGTAGTTTTGCAGCACAGATTACACAAAATGCAGTGCAGGAGATTCGGATCGACTACGCTGGTGACCTTTCTGAAGTAGATACGTCTCCTCTCACTCGTTACATCGTGAAGGGTATTCTAGCAAGACATTTGGGTGGAGAAGCTAATATCGTCAACTCCATGCATTTGGCCAAAATCCGTGATCTGAATGTGGTTGTAAGCCAAACCTCTGCAACTAAAGGATTTACTAACCTGATTACCGTAACCTTGGTTACGACCCAGGATGCTGAGGAACGTCGTGTAGCAGGTACTTTGCTTGCAGGTTATGGAGAACGTATTGTTCGCCTGGACAAATTCCCGGTAGATATCGCTCCGGAAAGTCATCAAATCTTGATCTCCCATAACGATAAACCAGGTATTATCGGACGTGTAGGAACTCTGCTTGGACAAAATGAGGTCAACATCGCATCCATGCAAGTGGGACGGAAAATCATTGGTGGTGCTGCCATCATGATCCTGACCGTGGATAAAGCCGTTCCAAAAGATGTTCTTGTTCAGCTTGCTGCCCTTCCAGAAATTAATACAGCTGTTGAAATCGTGCTGGAATAG
- a CDS encoding collagen-like repeat preface domain-containing protein — MSDDRKRVNIKAFLEGRSFRAGSPFIPITSSELEQFTSILDSLAVTIPAAISQPTSANILALQNGLRQLLTFVNNSGFRAGVKAELQAVLELTIAGSEVVPVPLINLAGNLQNLLDDLLSVTLLLEVPPAEKDKLVGLIRSISVSLSRATTTFGTGGITGPAGPPGVPGVPGVPGVPGVPGVPGVPGVKGPAGLAGGIGPVGPVGPVGPQGAQGPAGTPGVGLNNITEYDPALGPTYAQGQVVSYEGSLYVANVNGPLGTPGSSPDYTLLLSGGTTGATGATGAGLTGALAFDPALAQGYPAGQVITYNGSTYITSVAGPIGTPGISSDYTLIAAAGATGATGAGLTGITSFDPAQSPTYPASQVVTYNGSTYITNVANPGGVPGSSPDYTLLAAAGATGAGTTGATGATGVGLSGIVPFDPALAPTYPAGQIVTFGGSTYITNVASPTGTPGSSPDYTLLAGSGVTGATGATGIGLNGAVPFDPAVAPTYPAGQVVTFNGSTYITNVASPTGTPGSSPDYTLLAGAGPTGATGASGVTGATGAGLTGILPFDPAVAPTYPSSQVVTFNGSTYIANVASPTGTPGTSPDYTLLAGAGATGVTGPTGAGVTGSTGATGTGLTGIVPFDPAVAPTYPAGQVVTFNGSTYIANVASPTGTPGTSPDYTLLAGAGATGVTGATGIGLDGVVPFDPAVAPTYPAGQVVTFNGSTYITNVASPTGTPGTSPDYTLLAGAGPTGATGASGATGATGVGLSGIVPFDPAVAPTYPAGQVVTFNGSTYIANVASPTGTPGTSPDYTLLAGAGATGVTGATGVGVTGSTGVTGASGVTGATGVGLSGIVPFDPVVAPTYPAGQVVTFNGSTYIANVASPTGTPGTSPDYTLIAGSGATGATGVGETGSTGATGVTGAGLTGVVPFDPAVAPTYPVGQVVTFNGSTYIANVASPTGTPGTSPDYTLLAGAGATGVTGATGVGVTGETGVTGVTGASGATGSTGATGAGLTGVVPFDPAVSPTYPAGQVVTFNGSTYIANVASPTGTPGTSPDYTLIAGAGATGVTGATGAGATGSTGETGATGVTGLTGGTGVTGATGVSVTGSTGLTGTTGETGATGITGITGASGATGATGVSVTGSTGATGITGETGATGVTGITGATGVTGATGVSVTGSTGTTGITGETGATGVTGLTGASGATGATGVSVTGSTGTTGITGETGATGVTGVTGATGVTGATGVSVTGSTGSTGVTGETGATGVTGITGASGVTGATGVSVTGSTGTTGITGGTGATGVTGVTGTTGFTGATGISVTGSTGLTGATGGTGATGVTGATGVSVTGSTGTTGITGETGATGIIGLTGATGFTGATGVSVTGSTGLTGVTGGTGATGVTGLTGATGVSVTGSTGATGATGLTGATGITGATGVSVTGSTGATGATGLTGATGITGATGVSVTGSTGATGATGLTGATGITGATGVGVTGSTGATGATGGTGGTGATGITGATGVGVTGSTGVTGATGATGVGITGATGATGVTGTSVTAASSYAENTNGTILVILGGTVVALPANQNIGTGITVNGGNDTFTLATAGRYYISYKVNLTAAIAVQSRILLNGAVVPASVISPVLSLSQLATDFIITATAGSTIQLQLFGLIATAVLAPPGATLNIIRLS; from the coding sequence ATGTCCGATGATCGAAAAAGGGTCAATATTAAAGCATTTCTGGAAGGCAGATCTTTCAGAGCGGGCTCTCCATTTATCCCCATAACATCAAGTGAACTGGAACAGTTCACATCCATTCTTGATTCTCTAGCTGTAACTATTCCTGCTGCGATCAGTCAGCCAACTTCAGCCAACATACTAGCATTGCAAAACGGGTTGCGCCAGTTGCTTACTTTTGTAAATAATTCTGGATTTCGTGCCGGGGTAAAAGCAGAATTGCAAGCCGTATTGGAATTGACGATTGCAGGCTCAGAGGTTGTGCCTGTCCCTTTAATTAATCTTGCAGGCAACTTGCAAAACTTACTGGATGACTTGTTAAGTGTGACGTTACTCCTGGAAGTGCCGCCTGCAGAAAAAGATAAACTTGTGGGGTTAATCCGTTCGATATCTGTATCCTTAAGTCGGGCAACGACGACTTTCGGAACCGGGGGCATTACCGGACCCGCTGGCCCACCAGGGGTCCCAGGAGTTCCAGGTGTACCAGGAGTTCCGGGCGTACCGGGTGTACCAGGCGTCCCTGGGGTGAAAGGGCCTGCGGGACTAGCAGGAGGAATTGGACCAGTAGGACCAGTGGGGCCAGTTGGCCCACAGGGAGCGCAGGGTCCGGCAGGAACACCTGGTGTGGGTTTAAACAATATTACTGAATATGATCCTGCACTTGGACCGACATATGCTCAGGGTCAGGTCGTTAGCTATGAGGGCAGTCTTTATGTTGCCAATGTAAACGGTCCATTGGGTACACCGGGAAGTTCCCCAGACTACACTCTTTTGTTGTCGGGTGGAACGACTGGAGCAACGGGGGCAACCGGAGCTGGTTTGACTGGAGCCTTAGCTTTTGATCCAGCGCTCGCGCAGGGTTATCCCGCAGGTCAAGTAATTACGTATAACGGTAGCACTTACATTACAAGCGTAGCTGGTCCAATAGGAACACCGGGAATTTCATCGGATTATACATTAATTGCTGCTGCAGGGGCTACAGGAGCAACCGGTGCAGGTTTAACAGGAATAACTTCTTTTGATCCAGCTCAGTCCCCGACATATCCAGCCAGTCAGGTCGTTACGTATAACGGTAGTACTTACATTACGAATGTTGCAAATCCTGGAGGAGTTCCAGGAAGCTCGCCGGACTACACGCTACTTGCGGCTGCGGGAGCCACAGGTGCAGGAACGACTGGGGCAACCGGAGCCACAGGTGTAGGATTAAGTGGCATCGTGCCGTTCGATCCGGCATTAGCACCAACCTATCCAGCTGGACAGATCGTCACGTTTGGCGGCAGTACCTACATTACGAATGTCGCATCGCCAACAGGTACGCCAGGCAGTTCGCCAGACTATACTTTACTGGCAGGATCAGGTGTTACAGGTGCGACTGGAGCTACGGGCATAGGCCTAAATGGTGCAGTTCCGTTTGACCCTGCAGTAGCTCCAACGTACCCAGCTGGTCAGGTCGTTACCTTTAATGGCAGTACGTATATAACCAATGTGGCTTCTCCTACGGGTACCCCAGGCAGTTCGCCAGACTACACATTGCTCGCAGGTGCAGGACCTACAGGAGCCACAGGGGCATCAGGTGTAACGGGAGCAACTGGTGCAGGATTGACAGGTATTTTGCCATTCGATCCAGCCGTAGCCCCAACGTATCCTTCGAGTCAAGTTGTAACGTTTAATGGAAGCACGTATATCGCCAATGTGGCATCGCCAACGGGAACACCAGGTACGTCACCGGATTATACATTACTTGCTGGTGCAGGAGCCACGGGTGTCACTGGGCCAACCGGGGCGGGGGTCACGGGAAGCACCGGAGCAACTGGTACAGGTTTGACAGGTATTGTGCCGTTTGATCCAGCAGTAGCTCCGACATATCCAGCGGGTCAGGTCGTGACGTTCAACGGTAGTACGTATATTGCGAATGTGGCATCGCCAACGGGAACGCCGGGTACGTCGCCAGATTACACATTGCTTGCGGGCGCGGGAGCAACGGGCGTTACTGGAGCGACAGGCATCGGTTTAGATGGTGTTGTTCCATTTGACCCTGCAGTAGCTCCGACATATCCAGCCGGTCAGGTTGTGACATTTAACGGTAGTACGTATATAACCAATGTGGCTTCCCCTACAGGAACACCAGGCACTTCGCCGGACTACACATTGCTTGCAGGTGCAGGTCCCACAGGAGCCACAGGAGCGTCAGGTGCAACGGGAGCCACAGGCGTGGGTTTAAGTGGCATAGTGCCATTCGATCCAGCTGTGGCGCCAACGTATCCAGCGGGTCAGGTCGTAACGTTCAATGGAAGTACGTATATTGCGAATGTGGCGTCACCAACAGGAACGCCCGGAACTTCCCCGGATTACACGTTGCTTGCCGGCGCGGGAGCAACGGGAGTTACGGGTGCAACCGGAGTTGGAGTGACGGGGAGTACAGGGGTTACAGGTGCATCTGGCGTAACAGGGGCCACAGGCGTAGGATTAAGTGGCATTGTACCATTTGACCCGGTAGTAGCACCGACATATCCAGCGGGTCAGGTCGTGACGTTCAACGGCAGCACGTATATTGCGAATGTGGCATCACCAACAGGTACGCCGGGCACATCACCAGACTACACCTTGATTGCTGGTTCAGGAGCAACGGGTGCAACAGGAGTAGGAGAAACCGGAAGTACTGGAGCAACGGGTGTAACAGGTGCAGGTCTGACAGGAGTTGTGCCATTCGATCCAGCGGTAGCGCCTACGTATCCAGTGGGTCAGGTAGTCACATTTAACGGCAGTACGTATATCGCCAATGTGGCATCGCCAACGGGAACACCAGGAACCTCGCCAGATTATACGTTGCTTGCTGGTGCAGGAGCCACCGGTGTAACGGGTGCGACTGGCGTCGGAGTGACGGGAGAAACTGGAGTTACAGGAGTTACAGGGGCATCAGGCGCAACTGGATCCACAGGCGCAACGGGCGCAGGTCTCACGGGGGTTGTACCGTTTGATCCAGCAGTATCACCGACATATCCAGCAGGTCAAGTCGTAACGTTTAACGGCAGCACGTATATTGCGAATGTAGCATCGCCGACGGGCACCCCGGGCACATCACCGGATTACACATTAATTGCGGGTGCAGGCGCAACAGGTGTTACGGGTGCAACTGGAGCTGGAGCAACGGGCAGTACTGGTGAAACCGGAGCAACTGGCGTAACGGGATTGACCGGGGGGACTGGAGTTACGGGAGCTACCGGGGTCAGTGTAACCGGAAGTACGGGATTAACGGGTACTACCGGTGAAACCGGAGCAACCGGCATCACAGGAATAACTGGGGCGAGTGGAGCTACGGGAGCTACGGGTGTCAGCGTAACAGGCAGTACGGGAGCAACAGGGATAACTGGTGAAACCGGAGCAACAGGCGTCACAGGAATAACTGGAGCGACTGGAGTTACGGGAGCTACGGGGGTTAGCGTAACAGGTAGTACGGGAACAACAGGGATAACTGGTGAAACCGGAGCAACGGGCGTCACAGGATTGACTGGGGCGAGTGGGGCTACGGGAGCTACGGGTGTCAGCGTAACAGGTAGCACGGGAACAACAGGGATAACTGGCGAAACCGGAGCAACTGGCGTCACAGGAGTAACTGGGGCGACTGGAGTTACGGGAGCTACGGGGGTCAGCGTAACAGGTAGCACGGGATCAACAGGTGTAACTGGTGAAACCGGAGCAACTGGCGTCACAGGAATAACTGGGGCGAGTGGGGTTACGGGAGCTACGGGTGTCAGCGTAACAGGTAGCACGGGAACAACAGGGATAACTGGTGGAACCGGAGCAACTGGCGTCACAGGAGTAACTGGGACGACTGGGTTTACAGGAGCCACGGGAATAAGTGTAACGGGAAGTACGGGATTAACAGGAGCTACCGGAGGCACTGGAGCAACTGGCGTCACGGGAGCTACGGGGGTCAGCGTAACAGGTAGCACGGGAACAACAGGGATTACTGGTGAAACTGGAGCAACGGGCATCATAGGATTGACTGGGGCGACTGGGTTTACAGGAGCCACGGGAGTAAGTGTAACGGGAAGTACGGGATTAACAGGAGTTACCGGAGGAACTGGGGCAACTGGAGTCACAGGATTGACCGGGGCAACCGGAGTTAGCGTAACCGGAAGCACGGGTGCAACAGGAGCGACTGGATTAACAGGAGCCACAGGTATAACCGGAGCGACCGGAGTCAGCGTAACCGGAAGCACGGGAGCAACGGGTGCGACTGGATTAACAGGAGCCACAGGTATAACCGGAGCGACCGGAGTCAGCGTAACCGGAAGCACGGGAGCAACGGGTGCGACTGGATTAACAGGAGCCACAGGTATAACCGGAGCGACCGGAGTCGGCGTAACCGGAAGCACGGGTGCAACTGGTGCAACTGGAGGAACAGGAGGAACAGGAGCCACAGGTATAACTGGGGCAACCGGTGTTGGCGTAACGGGAAGTACGGGAGTTACTGGCGCAACCGGAGCAACCGGAGTCGGTATAACAGGCGCAACCGGTGCAACGGGCGTGACAGGAACATCGGTCACGGCAGCTTCTTCGTACGCAGAGAATACGAATGGTACCATCCTTGTTATTTTGGGCGGAACAGTCGTTGCTCTTCCTGCAAACCAGAACATTGGAACAGGTATTACGGTAAATGGAGGGAATGATACCTTCACGCTGGCTACAGCAGGCAGATACTATATCAGTTACAAAGTTAATCTGACAGCAGCAATCGCCGTACAATCACGGATTTTGCTTAATGGGGCTGTAGTACCGGCGAGTGTAATCTCACCAGTGCTCTCTCTAAGCCAATTGGCAACCGATTTTATTATCACTGCCACAGCGGGTTCGACCATTCAGCTTCAATTGTTCGGGCTGATAGCCACAGCTGTTCTAGCACCACCAGGTGCCACGCTTAACATTATCCGCTTGAGCTAA
- a CDS encoding ATP-binding protein, translated as MGCVLIALGLFLLPYIDTNFAESESRDIKRLFTYICIIGFSLTTFFALFLFTKITQPMQQLIQAANAIRKGNYGTRLSLVTSDEIGELANTFNHMAAQLEDNIRNLNHEKEHLASVLRSMTDAVVTFDGEGKVILTNPPGEKIMQAWYDLDWAQMDEGQDSKQYGNSSRDVPEPLLPLFRLVMEQGGDQSSNVHVQQGVWSVQMAPLYADSVVRGAVAVLRDVTEEVRLEKMRRDFVANVSHEIRTPLSMMQGYSEALLDGMATSPEESEELIQVIHDESLRMGRLVKDLLDLARMEAGHTDMVMKEVDLGELLERVYRKFSVRSKEQGIQLQFECKQPTIELQQADEDRLEQVFTNLLDNAFRHTPTGKNVMISAELVTHLRAPFARVSVKDQGVGIPSSDLPFIFERFYKADKARVRGESVGTGLGLAIVKNIVDAHQGIINVNSVLGEGTEFILQFPVDSSK; from the coding sequence GTGGGTTGTGTACTTATAGCGCTGGGTCTTTTTTTGCTGCCCTACATTGATACGAACTTTGCAGAATCCGAATCCAGAGATATTAAGCGGTTGTTCACCTATATCTGTATTATCGGATTCAGCTTAACGACGTTTTTTGCATTGTTTCTGTTCACTAAAATTACGCAGCCTATGCAGCAATTGATTCAGGCAGCCAATGCGATTCGCAAAGGGAACTATGGAACACGTCTCTCTCTGGTGACAAGTGATGAGATTGGTGAACTTGCCAACACATTTAATCATATGGCCGCCCAACTGGAAGATAACATTCGCAACCTTAACCATGAGAAAGAACATTTAGCGAGTGTACTTCGAAGCATGACCGATGCGGTGGTTACTTTTGATGGTGAAGGTAAAGTTATTCTGACGAATCCGCCAGGAGAGAAGATCATGCAGGCTTGGTATGACCTGGACTGGGCACAGATGGATGAAGGACAAGATTCCAAGCAGTATGGAAATTCTTCGCGTGATGTACCAGAGCCTCTCCTTCCTTTGTTCAGACTGGTGATGGAGCAAGGCGGGGATCAGAGCTCCAATGTTCATGTACAGCAAGGTGTCTGGTCTGTTCAGATGGCACCATTGTATGCTGATAGTGTTGTCAGAGGCGCTGTGGCTGTCTTGAGAGACGTAACAGAAGAAGTACGGCTGGAGAAAATGCGGCGTGATTTCGTGGCTAACGTATCTCATGAGATACGGACACCGTTATCCATGATGCAAGGCTACAGTGAAGCGCTTCTGGATGGCATGGCAACCTCACCGGAAGAGAGTGAAGAACTTATTCAGGTCATTCATGATGAGTCCCTGCGGATGGGCAGATTGGTCAAAGATTTGCTTGATCTTGCCCGGATGGAAGCTGGACACACGGACATGGTGATGAAGGAAGTTGACCTCGGAGAACTGCTGGAACGGGTATATCGGAAGTTCTCGGTACGCTCGAAAGAACAGGGAATCCAACTGCAGTTTGAATGCAAACAGCCCACCATTGAACTTCAACAGGCAGATGAGGATCGACTGGAGCAGGTATTTACGAATTTGCTGGACAATGCGTTCAGGCATACGCCTACTGGCAAAAATGTAATGATTTCTGCCGAACTGGTTACGCATCTTCGCGCTCCGTTCGCCAGGGTATCTGTGAAGGATCAGGGTGTAGGTATCCCTTCCTCTGACTTACCTTTTATTTTCGAACGCTTCTACAAAGCAGACAAAGCACGTGTTCGGGGTGAAAGTGTAGGCACAGGCCTCGGTTTAGCCATTGTGAAAAATATTGTAGACGCCCATCAAGGCATCATTAATGTGAATAGCGTACTTGGCGAAGGTACGGAGTTTATTTTACAATTTCCTGTGGATTCATCGAAATAG
- a CDS encoding response regulator transcription factor yields MAEHENRILVVDDEERIRRLLKMYLEKEGYEIDEAEDGETALRKATAGDYGLILLDVMLPGMDGVEVCTRLRQVKSTPVLMLTAKGEEINRVQGFEVGADDYVVKPFSPREVIYRVKAILRRSSATAYLSKESNSSNNIVFPHLVIEHDAHRVTAGGEEISLTPKEYELLHYLATSPDKVFSREELLKDVWNYEFFGDLRTVDTHVKRLREKLNKVSPESAAMITTVWGVGYKLEVPK; encoded by the coding sequence ATGGCTGAACATGAGAATCGAATACTGGTCGTGGATGACGAAGAGAGAATCCGCAGGCTTTTGAAAATGTATCTTGAAAAAGAAGGTTATGAAATCGATGAAGCCGAGGATGGAGAAACTGCGCTGCGTAAAGCAACAGCAGGTGACTATGGTCTGATTTTGCTTGATGTGATGTTGCCGGGTATGGATGGAGTTGAAGTGTGTACCCGTCTTCGTCAGGTGAAATCGACGCCGGTTTTGATGCTCACTGCAAAAGGTGAAGAAATTAACCGGGTTCAGGGCTTCGAAGTTGGTGCTGATGATTATGTTGTGAAACCATTCAGCCCGCGTGAAGTGATTTATCGCGTAAAAGCGATTCTACGTCGATCTTCTGCAACAGCATATCTCTCCAAGGAGAGCAATTCGAGTAACAACATTGTGTTCCCGCATCTGGTTATTGAGCATGATGCCCACCGGGTAACTGCTGGCGGCGAAGAGATCAGTCTTACACCAAAAGAATATGAATTGCTGCACTATTTGGCAACATCTCCAGACAAAGTTTTCTCCAGAGAAGAATTGCTCAAAGATGTATGGAATTACGAATTCTTTGGCGATCTTCGTACCGTGGATACGCACGTGAAGCGTCTTCGCGAGAAACTTAACAAGGTATCGCCTGAATCGGCGGCCATGATTACGACGGTGTGGGGTGTGGGTTATAAACTGGAAGTACCGAAATAG
- the ccsA gene encoding cytochrome c biogenesis protein CcsA, giving the protein MSLLDFSSDAFIVAFFLYCAAFLLYAVAVMGKKWSNRDPLDHMNRWGKRAFIASTVALAAHIVFFVTRWAGAGHIPVSNMYEFMSFLSMMIMVAFIVVYAIYRKSLLGLFALPLTIIIMAYAAVFPQEVQPLIPALQSIWLKIHVTLAALGEAFFAVGFAAGFMYLLRTVDFSGKDKSSRRQRGWVEFTLITIVVVIGFIGTVFAFRAAGYETVFVQKTVSIDTEVQENSTIEKVIYRMPPIFAPYNSEVESMTPFLGMKKPLLETPSWMNGVNAGRKLNTVVWSLIVGLILYGIVRLLVRRPLGQALQPMMDGIDADDLDEISYRAIAIGFPIFTLGALIFAMIWAQIAWSRFWGWDPKEVWALITWLYYSVYLHLRLSRGWQGQKSAWLAVLGFLVVMFTLVGVNLIIAGLHSYAGAD; this is encoded by the coding sequence ATGAGTTTATTGGATTTCAGCAGCGACGCATTTATCGTGGCTTTCTTTCTCTATTGTGCTGCATTCTTGTTATATGCTGTCGCGGTAATGGGCAAAAAATGGAGTAATCGTGATCCTCTGGACCATATGAATCGTTGGGGGAAAAGAGCTTTTATTGCTTCAACTGTCGCCTTGGCGGCACATATCGTATTTTTTGTAACCCGTTGGGCTGGGGCAGGTCATATCCCGGTTAGTAACATGTACGAGTTCATGTCTTTTCTGTCCATGATGATCATGGTTGCATTTATTGTCGTATATGCCATATACCGCAAGTCATTACTTGGTTTGTTTGCCTTACCACTTACCATCATTATTATGGCGTATGCCGCTGTATTTCCTCAGGAGGTACAACCACTAATCCCGGCACTTCAGTCGATTTGGCTTAAAATTCATGTGACGTTGGCCGCGCTTGGTGAAGCATTCTTCGCCGTCGGTTTTGCCGCAGGATTCATGTATTTGCTTCGTACCGTTGATTTCAGTGGTAAAGACAAGTCTTCAAGACGCCAACGAGGATGGGTCGAATTCACCCTGATCACGATCGTTGTAGTCATCGGATTTATCGGAACGGTATTTGCCTTTCGTGCCGCTGGTTACGAGACGGTTTTCGTACAGAAAACGGTCAGCATTGACACAGAGGTACAGGAAAATAGTACAATAGAGAAAGTGATTTATCGCATGCCTCCGATTTTTGCACCATATAATAGCGAAGTGGAGAGCATGACACCGTTTCTTGGCATGAAAAAACCTTTACTTGAGACGCCTTCCTGGATGAACGGGGTAAATGCCGGGCGCAAGCTTAATACGGTGGTTTGGTCACTTATTGTAGGTCTGATCCTGTATGGAATTGTACGACTTCTTGTGCGCAGACCACTTGGACAAGCGTTACAACCGATGATGGATGGAATCGATGCTGATGATCTGGATGAGATTAGTTATCGCGCGATTGCCATTGGTTTCCCGATATTTACGCTGGGAGCATTAATCTTTGCCATGATCTGGGCACAGATTGCCTGGAGTCGCTTTTGGGGCTGGGACCCCAAAGAAGTGTGGGCATTAATTACATGGCTATATTATAGTGTGTATCTGCATTTGCGTTTATCCAGAGGTTGGCAAGGTCAAAAGTCTGCATGGCTTGCAGTTCTTGGCTTCCTGGTCGTTATGTTTACGCTGGTTGGGGTGAATCTGATTATTGCCGGATTACATTCTTACGCTGGAGCGGACTAG